In the Sarcophilus harrisii chromosome 3, mSarHar1.11, whole genome shotgun sequence genome, one interval contains:
- the LOC100924214 gene encoding LOW QUALITY PROTEIN: zinc finger protein 260 (The sequence of the model RefSeq protein was modified relative to this genomic sequence to represent the inferred CDS: inserted 2 bases in 1 codon), whose product MEGPWTQVREERAPGCGSSQPVTLDARGQRRELWAGSWGPWDPPLTRCVNLDKSLPPCEPPCSRLKSGCGGGGLDSIKAAGLLVLGDQALPPPGCPEPAEEPKAASRPLPRRVQEAVTFKDVYVDFSLAEWGCLGPDQRELYRDVMLENYRNLVSLGAEFPSAKPELISQLEQSGGEPRPQGGPPGDPCPDGRPRTLDSAPPRDVSEKSPSQEEKLEGLRRDDSGAFTLREVSEHEGPGAPQQSSQEPPWTSLPTSHKDLPSGDRGYECNKFIRNLGLRNLSTAQGETPSEKTLLSHDDRESFQQNSVTVKLPRTSGEKRPFQCTECERTFLYQSDLIIHQRIHTGEKPYKCNDCGKAFSNSSYFIQHHIIHTGEKPYACNICGKTFSQSSSLTEHQRIHTGEKPYSCKECGKAFTQSSSLIKHQRCHTGEKPFKCKECGKAYTQVSHVARHRKIHTGERPYKCNECGKAFFHTASLTQHQAIHTGEKPYKCNECGKTFSHSSSLTQHQRVHTGEKPYECGDCGKSFSHSSSLTQHQRIHTGEKPYGCNECGKAYTQISHLMRHQTVHMGEKPYICNECGKAFSHTSSFTQHLTVHTGEKPYKCNECGKTFSQNSSLTRHLRIHTGEKPYVCKECGKRYTQVSHLIQHKRIHTGEKPYRCGECGKAFSRSTHLNEHQKIHTGEKPYKCNECGKSFSHSSSLNQHQRIHTGEKPYECDDCGKTFSQSIHLIQHQRIHTGEKPYECNECGKAYTQISHLLQHQKIHAGDXSYECPECGKVFS is encoded by the exons ATGGAAGGCCCTTGGACTCAAGTGCGGGAGGAGAGAG ctCCGGGCTGCGGCAGCTCCCAGCCAGTGACTCTGGACGCCCGGGGACAGAGGAGAGAGCTCTGGGCCGGAAGCTGGGGCCCCTGGGATCCCCCTCTGACTCGCTGCGTgaacttggataagtcacttcccCCCTGTGAGCCCCCCTGCTCCCGCCTGAAAAGCGGCTGTGGTGGAGGAGGACTGGACAGCATCAAGGCGGCCGGACTCCTTGTTCTAGGGGACCAGG CTCTCCCACCTCCAGGCTGCCCCGAGCCCGCTGAGGAGCCCAAGGCAGCGAGCAGGCCCCTTCCACGCAGGGTGCAG GAAGCGGTGACATTCAAAGACGTGTACGTGGACTTCAGCCTGGCCGAGTGGGGGTGTCTGGGCCCTGACCAGAGGGAGCTCTACAGGGACGTGATGCTGGAGAACTACAGGAACCTGGTCTCACTAG gAGCCGAATTCCCCAGCGCCAAACCTGAGCTCATCTCCCAGCTGGAACAAAGTGGAGGAGAGCCTCGGCCACAGGGAGGACCCCCGGGGGACCCCTGCCCAG ATGGGCGGCCCAGGACTCTGGATTCAGCGCCACCCCGGGATGTCTCTGAAAAATCTCCCtctcaggaagaaaaacttgAAGGGCTAAGAAGAGACGACTCAGGGGCCTTCACGCTGAGAGAAGTCTCAGAACATGAGGGTCCAGGAGCTCCACAGCAGAGTAGCCAGGAGCCCCCCTGGACCTCCCTGCCTACCTCCCACAAAGACCTGCCTTCTGGGGACAGAGGCTACGAATGTAACAAATTTATTAGAAATCTGGGCCTGAGAAACCTTTCCACAGCCCAGGGAGAGACCCCATCCGAAAAGACTCTCCTCAGTCATGACGACAGAGAGAGCTTCCAACAAAACTCGGTCACGGTTAAACTTCCCAGAACCAGTGGAGAGAAGAGACCTTTTCAGTGTACGGAGTGTGAAAGGACCTTTCTCTATCAGTCGGATCTTATTATacaccagagaattcacactggagagaaaccctacaAATGTAATGACTGTGGTAAAGCCTTCAGTAATAGTTCCTACTTTATTCAGCATCATAtcattcatactggagagaagccttacgCGTGTAATATATGTGGGAAAACCTTCAGCCAGAGCTCATCCCTCACTGAACATCAGCGCATTCACACCGGGGAGAAGCCCTACTCGTGTAAAGAGTGCGGGAAGGCCTTCACACAGAGCTCGTCCCTGATCAAGCACCAGCGCTGCCACACTGGAGAAAAGCCCTTTAAGTGTAAGGAATGTGGCAAAGCTTATACCCAGGTGTCCCACGTTGCCCGACACAGaaaaatccacactggagagagaCCCTATAAATGTAACgagtgtgggaaagccttctTTCACACCGCCTCCCTTACGCAACACCAGGCAATTCACACTGGGGAGAAGCCCTACAAGTGCAACGAGTGTGGGAAAACCTTCAGCCACAGCTCGTCCCTGACTCAGCACCAGCGAGTGCACACCGGCGAGAAGCCCTACGAGTGCGGCGACTGCGGCAAGTCCTTCAGCCACAGCTCCTCTCTCACCCAGCACCAGCGCATCCACACCGGGGAGAAGCCCTACGGGTGCAACGAGTGCGGGAAGGCCTACACCCAGATCTCGCACCTCATGCGCCACCAGACTGTCCACATGGGGGAAAAGCCCTATATCTGCAAtgagtgtgggaaagccttcagccaCACCTCGTCCTTCACGCAGCACCTGACCGTCCACACCGGAGAGAAGCCCTACAAGTGCAACGAGTGTGGGAAGACTTTCAGCCAGAATTCTTCCCTTACGCGGCACTTGAGGATTCACACCGGAGAGAAGCCCTACGTGTGCAAGGAGTGTGGGAAGCGTTACACTCAGGTCTCCCATCTTATTCAGCAcaagagaattcacactggagagaaaccttaccGCTGTGGCGAGTGTGGCAAGGCCTTCAGCCGGAGCACCCACCTTAATgaacatcagaaaattcatactggagaaaagccCTATAAATGTAACGAATGTGGGAAATCTTTTAGCCACAGCTCCTCTCTTAatcaacatcagagaattcatactggagagaagccttatgaatgtgaTGACTGTGGGAAAACCTTCAGCCAGAGTATACACCTTATTCAGCATCAGCGAATTCACACTGGGgagaaaccctatgaatgtaacgaatgtgggaaagcctATACCCAGATCTCCCACCTTCTTCAACACCAGAAGATTCATGCCGGAGA CTCCTATGAATGTCCTGAGTGTGGGAAGGTCTTCAGCTAA